From the genome of Papaver somniferum cultivar HN1 chromosome 2, ASM357369v1, whole genome shotgun sequence, one region includes:
- the LOC113348333 gene encoding 40S ribosomal protein S7-like, with translation MFTARRKISKDKGAEPTEFEESVAQWLFNLENTNNELKSDLKDLYINSAVQVDVSGNRKAVVIHVPYRLRKGFKKIHVRLVRELEKKFSGKNVILIATRRIVRPPKKGAAVQRPRSRTLTAVHDAMLEDVVYPAEIVGKRIKYRLDGSKIIKIFLDPKERNNTEYKLETFSGVYRKLSGKDVVFEYPITDA, from the exons ATGTTTACTGCAAGGAGAAAGATTTCGAAGGACAAAGGTGCCGAACCAACTGAATTCGAGGAGTCAGTTGCTCAG TGGCTCTTTAATTTGGAGAACACTAACAATGAGCTCAAAAGTGATTTGAAAGATCTATACATTAATTCAGCTGT TCAAGTTGATGTGTCTGGCAACCGAAAGGCAGTCGTCATCCATGTTCCCTACAGACTACGAAAAGGTTTCAAGAAAATTCATGTGAGGCTTGTGAGAGAGCTCGAAAAGAAGTTCAGTGGAAAG AATGTGATTCTTATTGCTACCAGGAGAATAGTGAGGCCCCCCAAGAAGGGTGCCGCAGTTCAAAGACCTCGCAGCAGAACTCTTACCGCTGTACATGATGCCATGCTGGAGGATGTTGTTTATCCCGCTGAGATTGTTGGAAAGCGCATCAAGTACCGTCTTGATGGATCAAAAATTATCAAG ATCTTCTTGGACCCCAAGGAGAGGAACAACACCGAGTACAAATTGGAGACTTTCAGCGGAGTTTACAGGAAGCTCTCTGGGAAAGACGTTGTGTTCGAGTACCCAATAACAGATGCTTAA
- the LOC113348332 gene encoding ultraviolet-B receptor UVR8 has protein sequence MGWWMRCKLGVVPRLLVGFNQSRNGSWRWISTSKPGITGKRFAALWGNGDFGRLGLGTPNSQWTPTVCTAFQDNDDSVCSISCGGAHTLFLNESGRVFSTGLNDFGQLGISDKKAYTFDPLEVSSLPDEVIQISAGYYHSAAVTVHGELYMWGKNSSGQLGLGKSADKIVYSPTRVDCLKGTRIKKIALGSEHSIAITDDGEVLSWGAGGAGRLGHGHQSGYFGFIRSSTEYTPRLIKTLEGIKVKTVSAGLLHSVCIGENGSVFLFGERTVDKFGFADAKSATSPYVIDELPSCHEVACGGYHTGAITRGGELYTWGSNENGCLGIGSSAIISLPQRVEGPLAEANVCEIHCGWKHTAAISDGKIFTWGWGGSNGTFSVDGQSSGGQLGHGTDIDNFEPKLVSFDNNNENSVKALQVSCGFNHTGAIFEYTSS, from the coding sequence ATGGGGTGGTGGATGAGATGCAAACTCGGAGTAGTTCCCAGATTATTAGTCGGGTTTAACCAAAGTAGGAATGGGAGTTGGAGATGGATATCGACCTCTAAACCGGGTATTACTGGTAAGAGATTTGCTGCACTTTGGGGAAATGGTGATTTTGGGAGGTTAGGGCTAGGGACTCCAAATTCCCAATGGACTCCAACTGTTTGTACGGCCTTTCAGGACAACGACGACAGTGTTTGCTCCATCTCTTGTGGAGGAGCTCACACTTTGTTTTTGAATGAATCTGGTCGTGTTTTTTCTACCGGACTAAATGATTTCGGACAACTAGGGATATCTGATAAGAAAGCATATACGTTCGATCCACTTGAAGTTTCAAGTCTGCCTGATGAAGTAATTCAAATTTCAGCTGGTTATTATCATTCGGCGGCTGTTACAGTGCATGGGGAACTCTACATGTGGGGAAAGAACTCAAGTGGGCAACTTGGCCTCGGAAAGAGTGCAGATAAGATAGTTTATTCCCCTACAAGAGTTGATTGTTTGAAGGGTACAAGAATCAAAAAGATTGCATTGGGTTCTGAACACTCAATTGCTATCACTGATGATGGTGAGGTGTTAAGTTGGGGTGCTGGGGGAGCTGGAAGACTTGGCCATGGCCATCAATCAGGTTACTTTGGGTTTATTAGAAGTTCAACTGAATACACGCCGAGGCTTATCAAAACCCTTGAGGGAATTAAGGTTAAAACTGTGTCCGCAGGACTCTTGCATTCAGTTTGCATCGGTGAAAATGGCTCCGTCTTCCTTTTCGGGGAAAGAACAGTAGATAAATTTGGTTTTGCAGATGCAAAAAGTGCAACATCACCTTATGTTATAGACGAGCTTCCATCATGTCATGAAGTTGCTTGCGGTGGCTATCATACAGGTGCTATAACGAGGGGAGGTGAACTATATACATGGGGCTCAAATGAAAATGGATGCCTTGGTATTGGTTCCTCTGCTATCATCAGCTTGCCTCAGAGAGTTGAAGGTCCACTGGCAGAAGCTAATGTATGTGAGATACATTGTGGATGGAAGCATACAGCTGCAATTAGTGACGGGAAAATTTTTACATGGGGTTGGGGAGGATCAAATGGAACATTCTCTGTGGATGGCCAGTCTTCAGGTGGACAATTAGGACATGGTACTGACATAGACAATTTTGAGCCGAAGTTGGTCAGTTTTGATAATAACAATGAGAACAGTGTAAAAGCTCTGCAGGTATCTTGTGGCTTTAACCATACAGGAGCCATTTTTGAGTATACGTCTTCTTAA